The Elaeis guineensis isolate ETL-2024a chromosome 12, EG11, whole genome shotgun sequence sequence AACATGCCATGAATTCCAAGCAAATCCCATGAATACATACCCTCCTTTCAAGCAAATCCATGAATTCCCCGACCAAAGAGAAGCGAGCTCCGGTCCCACAAACTTGAAAGCTGCCCTACCAATGAATATCCATCCAGCCTCTCACCAGCTTCTTGCATTCTATGAAACAATTCAAGTCCCTTCTGCCAGAGTCCTTTGTAACCATACCCTGAAGTCATCGAATTCCAAAGAACCAAGTCTGGCTCAGGCAATACATCAAACAGGGAGCGAGCATCATCCATAAGGCCTAGTTTGTAGTAGGCACCGATCACGGCACTGCTGCCTGTGAGATCATAACCTAGTCCAGAAGAGATCAAGTTACCATGTACCATCTTTGCACATCTGAGATTCGAAATTTCAGAGCAGGTACGGAGGATGCAAGCGAAGGTATGGCCGTCGGGGATGGTACACAGACGGCGCATTtgggtaaagagagagaaaatgcgGGATAAATCATAGCGCCGGGCATGGACTCGAATGATGGAATTCCAGAAGCGGACGGTCTGATGGGGAGTTTGGTCGAAGAGGAGATGGGCGGACAAGATGTCGTCGTGGGCTGCGTAGGAGAGGAAGAGTTTGGTGGCGAGAGGAGGGCGGGAAGAGAGGCGGGTGGTGATGAGAACGGTGTGGAACTGCTTGGTCTCGGAAAGGGTTGAACACACAACTAAGGGGTCGAAGATTTCCGGAAGGAATCGAGCTTGCATTCATGCTCTTTAGCACCTTTCGCGACTGCCTTCTCCCTTTACATATACGAATTCGAGGCCGTCGAACTCCTATCGGAGATCCACCATGAGGCGCTTCAGCCTCACCCCTATGTCCTCCGGTGGCAACGCCCACACAGAGTATCACTCCGCCACCTGATCGCCGGCCACCGGGTTCTCTAAGAAGCCGTCCTCTAATGGCTCCAAGGAGCTCCGTGTCGCCTTCCAGAACCCCTCCGTCGAACCCCCCCTCCTGCAGCTCCTTCTGGTCCCCCACCTCCGATGACGACAATGATGATGATGGCGGCCCCTGCCACCTCAATGCCTCCCCCAGCCCCACCACCCACGACCCCACCGCCGTGAGGTTCTCCACTGCACCTCCAACGCCTCCTTCATCCCGTTgtctccgcctcctcctcctccgccctcCTCCTCGTCGACATTGATGCCTCACCTTCTTTCATTGGAGTGTTCACGGAAAGCTAGGCCTGTCAGGGGGATAAAATTTGAATcggatattatattatttatttttaaatttaaatttaatattttatatttaaattctaTCCAATATTTGATCggacaagaaaaaaaatatccatctccaTATCCAATAAATTCGAAGGTATCCACGGATAACCTATTTTCCCATATCCAACCCATATCCGCTCTATGCCtatcccatatccaaaaaaaataaacaatcaaaataattttatatatattatcaatcaaaacaaaattatcaattcaacatagaatataatttataagttcagatttataaaaatcaaacataaaaatag is a genomic window containing:
- the LOC105054805 gene encoding putative pentatricopeptide repeat-containing protein At1g64310, which encodes MQARFLPEIFDPLVVCSTLSETKQFHTVLITTRLSSRPPLATKLFLSYAAHDDILSAHLLFDQTPHQTVRFWNSIIRVHARRYDLSRIFSLFTQMRRLCTIPDGHTFACILRTCSEISNLRCAKMVHGNLISSGLGYDLTGSSAVIGAYYKLGLMDDARSLFDVLPEPDLVLWNSMTSGYGYKGLWQKGLELFHRMQEAGERLDGYSLVGQLSSLWDRSSLLFGRGIHGFA